From Harpia harpyja isolate bHarHar1 chromosome 21, bHarHar1 primary haplotype, whole genome shotgun sequence, one genomic window encodes:
- the LOC128134624 gene encoding transcriptional regulatory protein AlgP-like has protein sequence MALGTAPASGCVTRNRGLTLRSPRPRPPEEARWGRAGPPRPLTSGQKQSCPELLPRAAAPSCCPELLPRAAAPSCCPELLPQARAAPAAAPRENRRCRAAAPPRRAHRRLPQGRRRGKSARNAPASRRALPRAFPFACGKGSRRVPREAVRRQPGPERPLRREEPRSARCRPRPLGLALPAATPGPAARLRPGTSWPPAPRPCRDCPDFPRQPHERLVAHSSSTVATDVTSYLQKLIIKIAALPR, from the coding sequence ATGGCGCTGGGGACAGCGCCAGCCTCCGGGTGTGTGACACGAAACCGCGGGCTCACTCTCCGCTCCCCCCGCCCTCGACCGCCCGAGGAAGCCcgctggggccgggccgggccgccccgacCACTCACCAGCGGGCAGAAGCAAAGCTGCCCCGAGCTGCTGCCCCGAGCTGCTGCCCCGAGCTGCTGCCCCGAGCTGCTGCCCCGAGCTGCTGCCCCGAGCTGCTGCCCCGAGCTGCTGCCTCAGGCCCGCGCCGCCCCGGCAGCCGCCCCGCGGGAGAACCGGCGCTGCCGGGCggccgctcccccccgccgcgCTCACCGGCGCCTTccgcagggcaggaggaggggaaagtCGGCGAGGAACGCACCTGCCAGCCGGAGGGCTCTGCCCCGGGCCTTCCCCTTCGCTTGCGGGAAGGGATCCCGCCGGGTCCCGCGCGAAGCGGTGAGGCGCCAGCCCGGCCCCGAGCGACCGTTGCGGCGTGAGGAGCCGCGCTCGGCCCGGTGCCGCCCCCGCCCGCTCGGCCTGGCGCTTCCCGCCGCaacccccggccccgcggcgcggctGCGGCCGGGCACCTCATGGCCACCGGCGCCCAGGCCATGTCGCGACTGCCCCGATTTCCCCAGGCAGCCTCATGAGCGGTTGGTTGCGCATTCGAGCTCTACTGTCGCCACAGACGTTACTTCTTACCTGCAAAAATTAATCATTAAAATAGCGGCGCTTCCACGGTGA